One genomic window of Trichlorobacter lovleyi includes the following:
- the rpiB gene encoding ribose 5-phosphate isomerase B, producing the protein MKIAIGSDHGGFELKQALIPFLQGRDIEVADAGTYSTDSVDYPEFAEAVALLVVHGEADAGIVICGTGIGISIAANKLPGIRAALVTTPQMAELAKQHNNANILALGGRILSLETAEACVTAWLDAVYEGDRHQRRLDKITTIEKKSCQ; encoded by the coding sequence ATGAAGATTGCTATCGGTTCAGACCACGGTGGATTTGAATTAAAACAGGCCCTGATCCCTTTTCTGCAGGGCAGGGACATTGAGGTGGCAGACGCTGGCACCTATTCAACCGATTCGGTTGATTACCCTGAATTTGCTGAAGCAGTGGCCCTGCTGGTGGTACATGGTGAGGCAGACGCAGGAATTGTGATCTGCGGTACCGGCATCGGTATTTCCATTGCTGCCAACAAGCTTCCCGGTATCAGGGCTGCCCTGGTAACCACACCCCAGATGGCTGAGTTGGCCAAGCAACATAACAATGCCAACATCCTTGCCCTGGGGGGCCGTATCCTGTCGCTTGAAACAGCCGAGGCCTGCGTAACAGCCTGGCTTGATGCTGTTTATGAAGGAGACCGTCACCAGCGCCGTCTGGACAAGATCACCACCATTGAAAAAAAGAGCTGTCAGTAG
- the fabZ gene encoding 3-hydroxyacyl-ACP dehydratase FabZ, which yields MLDINQIMKILPHRHPFLMVDRILEIEVGKRIVGLKNVTINEPFFPGHFPGHPVMPGVLIIEAMAQVAGILAYQSDESVRDKVTYFTGIDNARFRKPVMPGDQLRFEIEATGCKRGIWFFNAKALVDGKVVTEAELKATFADKQS from the coding sequence ATGCTTGATATTAATCAGATTATGAAGATATTACCCCACCGTCATCCCTTTTTGATGGTTGATCGCATTCTTGAAATCGAGGTTGGCAAGCGGATTGTCGGCCTTAAGAATGTTACCATCAACGAGCCGTTTTTCCCCGGTCACTTCCCGGGCCACCCGGTTATGCCAGGGGTTCTGATTATCGAGGCAATGGCCCAGGTGGCCGGAATTCTGGCCTATCAATCAGATGAGAGCGTACGGGACAAGGTGACCTATTTTACCGGTATTGATAATGCCCGCTTCCGTAAGCCGGTTATGCCGGGTGACCAGCTTCGTTTTGAGATTGAGGCCACCGGTTGCAAGCGTGGTATCTGGTTCTTTAATGCCAAGGCTCTGGTGGATGGTAAAGTTGTAACTGAAGCAGAGTTGAAGGCAACCTTTGCAGATAAGCAATCCTGA
- the glyA gene encoding serine hydroxymethyltransferase, translating to MSILSQFDPAVAEAIQHETERQEYNLELIASENFVSEAVLEAQGSVMTNKYAEGYPGKRYYGGCHHVDVVENLAIERAKELFGAEHANVQPHAGSQANMAVYNAVCQPGDTILGMNLSHGGHLTHGSPVNFSGRFYNVVPYGVSPDTETIDYNEVERLALEHKPKMIVVGASAYPRIIDFPAFRAIADKVGAKVMVDMAHIAGLVAAGVHPNPVPYAEFVTTTTHKTLRGPRGGMILCREEYAKTINSQIFPGIQGGPLMHVIAAKAVAFKEALQPEFKTYQQQIVKNAAKLAECLIAKGFKLTSGGTDNHLMLLNFTGTEITGKAAEEALDKAGITVNKNTVPFETRSPFVTSGIRIGTPACTSHGLKETEMEQVAGFIADAVANIGNDDALASIQKRVNELMKKFPLYASRLK from the coding sequence ATGTCAATTCTCTCCCAGTTTGATCCAGCAGTTGCTGAAGCAATTCAGCATGAGACCGAGCGCCAGGAGTACAACCTGGAGCTGATCGCCTCTGAAAATTTTGTGTCCGAAGCCGTGCTTGAGGCTCAGGGCAGTGTCATGACCAACAAGTACGCCGAGGGATATCCGGGCAAGCGCTACTATGGCGGATGCCACCATGTGGACGTGGTTGAAAATCTGGCTATTGAGCGGGCCAAAGAGCTGTTCGGCGCAGAGCATGCCAATGTGCAGCCCCACGCCGGTTCCCAGGCCAACATGGCAGTCTACAATGCGGTTTGTCAACCGGGTGATACCATTCTGGGAATGAACCTTTCCCATGGCGGCCACCTGACCCACGGCAGCCCGGTCAACTTCTCGGGACGCTTCTATAATGTGGTGCCCTACGGTGTTTCTCCCGACACAGAAACCATTGATTACAACGAGGTTGAGCGTCTGGCACTTGAGCACAAGCCCAAGATGATTGTCGTTGGTGCCAGTGCTTATCCCCGCATCATCGACTTCCCGGCCTTCCGTGCCATTGCTGACAAGGTTGGTGCCAAGGTGATGGTTGATATGGCTCACATTGCCGGCCTGGTGGCTGCCGGCGTGCACCCCAACCCGGTTCCCTATGCTGAGTTTGTTACCACCACCACCCACAAGACCCTGCGTGGCCCCCGCGGTGGCATGATTCTCTGCCGCGAGGAATATGCCAAGACCATTAACTCGCAAATCTTCCCCGGTATTCAGGGTGGACCGTTGATGCATGTGATTGCAGCCAAGGCAGTGGCCTTTAAAGAGGCACTGCAACCTGAATTCAAGACCTATCAGCAACAGATTGTCAAAAACGCTGCCAAGCTGGCAGAATGTCTGATCGCAAAAGGGTTCAAGCTGACCTCCGGCGGTACTGACAACCACCTGATGCTGCTTAACTTTACCGGTACCGAAATTACCGGTAAGGCTGCTGAAGAGGCTCTGGACAAGGCCGGCATCACGGTGAACAAGAACACTGTGCCGTTTGAGACCCGTTCGCCTTTTGTCACCTCCGGTATCCGGATCGGTACTCCGGCCTGCACCTCACATGGCCTGAAAGAGACCGAGATGGAGCAGGTGGCCGGATTTATTGCCGATGCCGTAGCCAATATCGGCAATGATGACGCTCTGGCCAGCATCCAGAAACGGGTGAATGAGCTGATGAAAAAATTTCCACTCTATGCCAGCCGCCTGAAATAG
- a CDS encoding (deoxy)nucleoside triphosphate pyrophosphohydrolase, with product MPDLTPHIHVACAIIKNDGLILATQRSASMSLPLKWEFPGGKLETGESAEQCLLRELQEELGIVVRVGAGLEPLTHRYPTFTVTLHPFHCDSLQGQMVLHEHSAACWLAPHELATLDWAEADWPIISLLTQQP from the coding sequence ATGCCTGACCTGACTCCACATATACATGTTGCCTGCGCCATCATCAAAAATGATGGCCTGATACTGGCCACCCAACGCTCTGCGAGCATGTCCTTGCCACTTAAGTGGGAGTTTCCCGGCGGCAAGCTGGAAACCGGGGAGTCTGCAGAACAGTGTCTGCTGCGTGAGCTACAGGAAGAACTGGGAATTGTGGTCAGGGTAGGGGCAGGGTTGGAACCGCTTACCCACCGTTATCCCACGTTTACGGTAACACTCCATCCCTTTCACTGTGACAGCCTGCAGGGACAGATGGTCCTGCATGAACACAGCGCTGCCTGCTGGCTTGCCCCCCATGAGTTGGCAACGCTGGACTGGGCTGAGGCTGACTGGCCGATCATTTCTCTGTTGACACAACAACCATGA
- the fabF gene encoding beta-ketoacyl-ACP synthase II has translation MRRVVVTGVGAVSPLGTGNQKNWDGLINGRSGIDYITRFDASSLPVKIAGEVKDFDAEQFIDKKEIKKMDLFIQYAMAAAHFAMEDSGLQITEENAEQVGVLVGAGLGGLPTIEKYHTALLEGGYKKISPFFIPMLIINLAPGHISIKYGAKGPNLSSVSACATGTHSIGDAYHMIARGDADAMIAGGTESTVTPLGIGGFAVMKALSDRNDEPQRASRPFDKGRNGFILGEGAGIVVLEEYEAAKKRGAKIYAEVVGYGLTGDAYHMTAPADGGEGAARCMKMALRNAGVNPEQVGYINAHGTSTPFNDLNESLAIKSVFGDHAYKLMVSSTKSMTGHLLGAAGGLEAVISCMVLDKNIIPPTINYEEPDPACDLDYVPNKAREAKVDYVMSNSLGFGGTNATLLFKRV, from the coding sequence ATGAGAAGAGTCGTCGTTACCGGTGTGGGTGCCGTCTCCCCCTTGGGGACCGGCAATCAGAAAAACTGGGATGGCCTGATTAACGGCCGCTCCGGCATTGACTATATCACCCGATTTGATGCCAGTTCCCTTCCGGTCAAAATAGCCGGAGAGGTCAAGGATTTTGACGCCGAGCAGTTTATTGATAAAAAAGAGATCAAGAAGATGGATCTCTTTATTCAGTATGCCATGGCTGCAGCCCACTTTGCCATGGAGGACTCCGGTCTGCAGATTACTGAAGAAAATGCCGAGCAGGTCGGTGTCTTGGTCGGTGCCGGTCTGGGTGGCCTGCCCACCATCGAAAAGTATCATACGGCACTGCTTGAAGGGGGCTACAAGAAGATTTCGCCCTTCTTCATCCCGATGCTGATTATCAACCTGGCTCCCGGCCATATTTCAATCAAGTATGGCGCCAAAGGCCCGAACCTCTCTTCTGTGTCTGCCTGCGCTACCGGTACCCACTCGATTGGTGATGCCTACCATATGATTGCCCGTGGCGATGCGGATGCCATGATTGCCGGCGGAACCGAGTCTACGGTTACACCGCTGGGAATCGGTGGCTTTGCGGTGATGAAGGCGCTCTCTGATCGCAATGACGAACCGCAACGTGCTTCCCGTCCATTTGATAAGGGCCGTAACGGCTTTATCCTTGGCGAAGGGGCTGGTATTGTGGTGCTTGAAGAGTATGAAGCAGCCAAAAAACGTGGGGCAAAGATCTATGCCGAGGTCGTTGGTTATGGTCTGACCGGTGATGCCTACCATATGACTGCGCCTGCTGATGGCGGAGAGGGCGCTGCCCGCTGCATGAAGATGGCCCTCAGGAATGCAGGCGTAAACCCTGAGCAGGTTGGCTATATCAATGCGCACGGTACCTCTACCCCCTTTAATGACCTGAATGAATCTCTGGCCATTAAATCGGTCTTTGGTGATCATGCCTACAAACTGATGGTTTCTTCCACCAAGTCCATGACCGGTCACCTGCTGGGTGCTGCCGGTGGTCTTGAGGCGGTAATCAGTTGTATGGTGCTGGACAAAAATATTATTCCACCCACCATTAACTACGAAGAGCCTGATCCGGCCTGTGATCTTGACTACGTGCCCAACAAGGCCCGTGAAGCCAAGGTGGATTATGTCATGAGCAACTCGCTGGGCTTTGGCGGTACCAACGCCACCCTGTTGTTCAAGCGGGTGTAG
- the acpP gene encoding acyl carrier protein, protein MSDVAKRVKEIIAEQLGVDEAQAVSEASFMDDLGADSLDTVELVMALEEEFDIEIPDEDAEKIQTVQDAIDYITEHT, encoded by the coding sequence ATGTCTGATGTAGCTAAAAGAGTAAAAGAAATTATCGCCGAGCAGCTGGGAGTTGACGAGGCACAGGCTGTTTCCGAGGCATCCTTCATGGATGATCTGGGTGCAGACTCCCTTGACACCGTTGAGCTGGTTATGGCTCTTGAAGAGGAATTCGATATTGAGATCCCCGATGAGGATGCTGAGAAGATCCAGACCGTTCAGGATGCCATTGATTACATCACTGAGCACACCTAG
- the clpP gene encoding ATP-dependent Clp endopeptidase proteolytic subunit ClpP, producing MYVPMVVEQSGRGERAYDIYSRLLKERIVFLGGEINDQVADLVIAQLLFLEAEDPDKDIHLYINSPGGVVTAGMAIFDTMNYIKAPVSTICIGQAASMGAVLLTAGEKGKRFALPHARIMIHQPSGGSRGQATDIMIQAEEILRMKRELNRLLADLSGQPVERLEQDTERDFFMSAEEARNYGLIDAVMTRRPDGGD from the coding sequence ATGTATGTACCGATGGTGGTTGAGCAGAGCGGACGCGGTGAGCGCGCCTACGACATCTATTCACGGCTTCTGAAAGAGCGGATTGTCTTCCTGGGGGGCGAAATCAATGATCAGGTTGCAGACCTGGTGATCGCCCAGTTGCTGTTTCTTGAAGCAGAGGATCCGGACAAGGATATTCACCTGTACATCAACTCTCCCGGTGGTGTGGTGACTGCAGGCATGGCTATCTTTGACACCATGAACTATATCAAGGCCCCGGTTTCAACCATCTGCATCGGCCAGGCTGCCTCCATGGGGGCGGTATTGTTAACTGCCGGAGAAAAAGGGAAACGTTTTGCGCTACCCCATGCCCGCATCATGATTCACCAGCCTTCGGGCGGGTCACGCGGTCAGGCCACTGACATCATGATTCAGGCCGAAGAGATTTTACGCATGAAACGGGAACTCAACCGTTTGCTGGCTGACCTTTCCGGACAGCCGGTGGAACGCCTGGAACAGGACACGGAGCGAGACTTCTTCATGTCGGCTGAAGAGGCCAGAAATTACGGCCTGATTGACGCCGTCATGACCCGTCGTCCAGACGGAGGTGACTAA
- the fabG gene encoding 3-oxoacyl-[acyl-carrier-protein] reductase → MPKGKVAVITGASRGIGKSIAFALAAQGATIVAMDMDQAATDATVAELQASGAKALAVVGNVTVAADVERMIDAAVEAFGRVDILVNNAGITRDGLIMRMKDEDWDAVLSVNLKGAFVCTRTAFKVMSKQRYGRIINIASVVGQMGNAGQANYCASKAGLIGLTKSNAREMAKRNVTVNAVAPGFIATAMTDALPEKVREELAAQIPLERLGSADDIANAVVFLASEASAYITGHVLSVNGGMYM, encoded by the coding sequence ATGCCAAAAGGAAAAGTAGCTGTCATTACCGGTGCATCACGGGGGATCGGCAAGAGTATCGCCTTTGCACTGGCAGCACAGGGTGCCACTATTGTGGCCATGGATATGGATCAGGCTGCTACCGATGCAACCGTTGCAGAGTTACAGGCAAGCGGTGCCAAGGCCCTGGCCGTTGTTGGCAACGTTACGGTGGCTGCAGACGTAGAGCGGATGATTGATGCGGCTGTCGAGGCATTTGGCCGGGTTGATATTCTGGTCAATAATGCTGGAATCACCCGTGACGGCCTGATCATGCGGATGAAGGACGAAGATTGGGATGCGGTCCTGAGTGTCAACCTGAAAGGTGCCTTTGTCTGCACCCGTACCGCCTTCAAGGTTATGAGCAAGCAGCGCTATGGCCGGATCATCAATATCGCGTCAGTCGTTGGTCAGATGGGGAATGCCGGCCAGGCAAACTACTGTGCCAGCAAGGCAGGCCTGATCGGCCTGACCAAGTCCAATGCCCGTGAGATGGCCAAGCGGAATGTAACCGTTAACGCGGTTGCCCCCGGTTTTATTGCCACTGCCATGACCGACGCACTGCCGGAAAAAGTGCGTGAAGAACTTGCTGCCCAGATCCCTCTGGAGCGACTCGGCTCGGCTGATGATATTGCCAACGCTGTTGTCTTTTTGGCCTCTGAGGCCTCTGCCTACATTACCGGGCATGTCCTTTCGGTGAATGGCGGCATGTATATGTAG
- a CDS encoding UvrD-helicase domain-containing protein, with protein MNYIADLHIHSPFSRATSPDSSPAGLAAWARLKGIQVIGTGDCTHPGWFKRLKEQLEPAEPGFYRLKDEKSIPDILPGVMQSDSPIRFLLSAEISSIYKRGGATRKIHNLLYLPDFASVERLNAKLAGIGNIASDGRPILGLDSRDLLEIMLECSPDAFLVPAHIWTPWFSLFGSKSGFDSIEECFGDLSSHIFALETGLSSDPDMNRLISGLDHCALISNSDCHSPSKLGREANLFNTGLDFFSLRDALKKNQRDSFCGTVEFFPEEGKYHFDGHRDCKVCLDPHETRRLQNLCPACGKPVTVGVHHRVLELADRAEPQYRDDAPVFYSLIPLPELLGELLQVGPSSKQVIHQYGRALAQFGSEFNLLLHAELEQIRSFEPLLAEAVKRMREGTVIRHPGYDGEFGVIRVFEQGELAQLAGQGGLFGEQRVPRSRKKPLSDPLPKQLASPPATDNQRVPAKATGPNPEQQAAIQNDGRRVLVAAGPGTGKTFTLVSRLQRLLDQGADPSRIVAITFTTRTAEEMRERLAKSCGATAEDLFIGTFHRFCLEQLRQDNPGLTVVGPESRQRLLKRLYAERGVAERSRISNAISAHCSGIQVALTEETKLYVDELVRLNALDLDAIIPVCVQLMNADESFKQRVQQAVQHLFVDEFQDLNRSQYDLVQLLAEQATVFAIGDPDQAIYGFRGGDLRYFFRFAEVPDTVLLPLKTTYRLPRRIVQAAGSLICRNLICSGLPLSAADNCPEGAIEFHRALSPGAEAELIVRRIEELIGGVDSFSRSTGRSGNTPLPDNLSFADFAILFRLGRQAEELAEALTRRGIPYQLVGATPFYMESKLRPLYQLLQAASGSDEIALWLSLFGALKGVGTTTLDRLESELPLRGDFFDLAAEHDHTPATGKALKLLASTLDRLQKSAADQGVAAALRISLPVFGLEPDDVTDRLLQMAEGFGTDLSAFSHHLKQYASATVYDPRAEAVALMSCHSSKGLEFPVIFMTGLEEGIFPCTLMGTPNVEEERRLFYVGLTRAKQRVILTASGYRGWMGQGLRELSRFITELPAELVDKPEAGRQRRRAPVESEAQMELF; from the coding sequence ATGAACTATATCGCTGACCTGCATATCCATTCCCCCTTTTCACGGGCTACCAGCCCGGACAGCAGTCCGGCCGGACTGGCGGCATGGGCTCGCCTGAAAGGGATTCAGGTGATCGGCACCGGTGACTGTACCCATCCCGGTTGGTTCAAGCGGCTGAAAGAGCAGCTTGAACCTGCTGAACCAGGTTTCTACCGCCTGAAAGATGAAAAAAGCATTCCTGATATCCTGCCAGGGGTGATGCAATCTGACAGCCCGATCCGCTTTCTGCTGTCTGCCGAGATCAGCTCCATCTACAAACGGGGCGGGGCAACCCGCAAGATCCATAACCTGCTCTATCTGCCTGATTTTGCCTCGGTTGAGCGTCTGAACGCCAAACTGGCCGGGATTGGCAATATTGCATCGGATGGCCGGCCGATCCTGGGGCTGGACAGTCGCGACCTGCTGGAGATCATGCTGGAATGTTCACCAGATGCCTTTCTGGTGCCAGCCCATATCTGGACCCCCTGGTTTTCCCTGTTTGGTTCAAAATCAGGTTTTGACAGCATTGAAGAGTGTTTCGGCGACCTGAGCAGCCATATCTTCGCCCTGGAGACCGGGCTTTCTTCTGATCCTGACATGAACCGCCTGATCTCAGGGCTGGATCACTGTGCCCTGATCTCTAATTCAGACTGCCATTCTCCCTCAAAGCTGGGGCGCGAAGCCAATCTGTTCAACACCGGTCTTGATTTTTTCTCCCTGCGCGATGCCTTGAAGAAGAACCAGCGTGACAGCTTTTGTGGAACGGTTGAATTCTTTCCTGAAGAGGGTAAATACCACTTTGATGGTCACCGGGACTGTAAGGTCTGCCTTGATCCCCATGAAACCCGCCGTTTGCAAAACCTCTGCCCGGCCTGTGGTAAACCGGTTACCGTGGGGGTACATCATCGGGTGCTGGAACTGGCAGATCGTGCAGAGCCACAGTATCGCGATGATGCCCCCGTGTTTTATTCCTTGATTCCGCTGCCGGAGCTGCTGGGAGAGCTACTCCAGGTTGGGCCGTCCTCCAAACAGGTCATCCATCAGTATGGCCGGGCGCTGGCTCAATTCGGGTCTGAATTTAATCTGTTGTTACATGCAGAGCTTGAACAGATCAGGAGTTTTGAGCCACTCCTGGCTGAAGCGGTCAAGCGGATGCGTGAAGGCACCGTAATCCGTCACCCTGGCTATGACGGCGAATTTGGTGTCATCCGGGTCTTTGAACAAGGCGAGCTGGCTCAATTGGCAGGGCAGGGGGGGCTGTTCGGTGAACAACGTGTTCCCAGAAGCCGCAAAAAGCCGCTGTCAGACCCGTTGCCAAAACAACTCGCGTCTCCACCCGCAACTGACAATCAGCGGGTTCCAGCCAAGGCAACCGGTCCGAACCCTGAGCAGCAGGCAGCCATTCAGAACGATGGACGGCGCGTGCTGGTGGCTGCCGGGCCCGGCACCGGCAAGACCTTTACCCTGGTGTCACGCCTGCAGCGTTTGCTTGATCAAGGCGCAGATCCCAGTCGTATTGTTGCAATCACGTTTACAACCCGCACTGCTGAAGAGATGCGGGAACGCCTTGCAAAGAGTTGCGGGGCAACGGCAGAGGACCTTTTTATCGGCACCTTTCATCGCTTCTGCCTGGAACAGTTACGCCAGGACAATCCTGGCCTGACCGTGGTTGGGCCGGAAAGTCGCCAGCGGTTGCTGAAGCGGCTTTATGCCGAACGGGGAGTGGCTGAACGCAGCAGGATATCCAATGCCATCTCAGCCCATTGTTCCGGCATTCAGGTGGCCCTGACTGAAGAGACCAAGCTCTATGTGGATGAACTGGTGCGCCTGAACGCCCTTGATCTGGATGCCATTATTCCGGTCTGTGTCCAGCTCATGAATGCCGACGAATCATTTAAACAGCGGGTGCAACAGGCTGTACAGCACCTGTTTGTGGATGAATTCCAGGACCTGAACCGCTCCCAATACGATCTGGTACAACTACTGGCAGAGCAGGCTACGGTCTTTGCCATTGGCGACCCGGATCAGGCCATTTATGGTTTCAGAGGGGGAGATCTGCGCTACTTCTTCCGTTTTGCCGAGGTGCCGGACACGGTTTTGTTGCCGCTCAAGACCACCTATCGTCTGCCCAGAAGGATTGTACAGGCTGCCGGCAGCCTGATCTGCCGTAACCTGATCTGCAGCGGCTTGCCGCTTTCAGCTGCCGACAATTGCCCGGAGGGGGCAATAGAATTCCATCGGGCACTCTCCCCGGGTGCTGAAGCAGAACTGATTGTCAGACGAATCGAGGAGCTGATCGGCGGTGTTGACAGCTTTTCCCGCAGTACTGGCCGAAGTGGCAACACACCATTGCCTGACAACCTGAGCTTTGCTGATTTTGCCATTCTGTTCCGCCTGGGGCGTCAGGCCGAAGAACTAGCTGAGGCGCTCACTCGTCGTGGTATACCGTATCAACTGGTAGGAGCAACTCCCTTTTACATGGAGTCCAAGCTTCGCCCCCTGTATCAGCTGTTGCAGGCAGCAAGCGGCAGCGATGAAATCGCCCTCTGGCTGAGTCTTTTTGGGGCTCTGAAGGGGGTGGGAACAACCACCCTTGATCGGCTTGAGTCTGAACTGCCGCTGAGGGGGGATTTTTTTGACCTGGCGGCTGAACATGATCATACCCCGGCAACGGGCAAGGCCCTCAAACTGCTGGCATCCACCCTTGACAGGTTGCAGAAATCAGCAGCTGACCAGGGCGTCGCAGCTGCCCTGCGGATCTCCTTGCCCGTCTTTGGCCTGGAACCTGATGATGTTACGGACCGACTCCTGCAGATGGCAGAGGGGTTCGGAACGGATCTCTCCGCCTTCAGTCACCACCTCAAGCAGTATGCCTCAGCAACGGTTTATGATCCGCGGGCCGAAGCGGTTGCACTGATGTCCTGCCACAGTTCAAAAGGACTTGAATTCCCGGTCATCTTCATGACCGGCCTTGAAGAGGGGATCTTTCCTTGCACCTTGATGGGGACCCCTAATGTGGAGGAAGAACGCCGACTCTTTTACGTCGGTCTGACACGGGCAAAGCAACGTGTCATCCTGACCGCATCAGGTTATAGGGGTTGGATGGGGCAGGGCTTGCGCGAGCTTTCACGTTTTATTACTGAGCTGCCCGCAGAGTTGGTGGACAAACCGGAAGCAGGTAGGCAACGTCGCAGAGCCCCAGTAGAATCAGAGGCACAAATGGAATTGTTTTAG
- the tig gene encoding trigger factor has translation MQVKIEEISSVKRRISVEVPAERVNTEIEKSFAGIQKKATLAGFRKGKAPLQMVKKFYRNAMQDEVMRRLYEQTLFPALDEHKIEPVDAPMIDDIALVEEGTPFKYSALIEIMPQILLGEYKGLQVKKERYVADEKAVEGEIERMRENMAQLAPVEEGTVEKGMVLTVDFSFAVPGYPEEETSGKDASVEVGNGRLLPGLEEGLIGMALGETKDITVTMPDDNPNKELAGKPGVFTVTLKEIKKKELPELNDEFAQQFGDFETIVDMRTKLAEMREQQELERIKTDLKTRIIDALIEKNPLEVPDSMVRRQTDFMLENLKNRLKGQNMSLEMMGLDEDGFRQRFWGEAAQKVKGGLLVMALVEQENIAVEESDLEARYAQIAAGNDDMLSRIKEFYASQANARNSMVAEIKEDKAIAFLLDNAVVTEVEAAELNAPVAGE, from the coding sequence ATGCAGGTTAAGATAGAAGAGATCAGTTCAGTTAAGCGCAGAATAAGTGTTGAAGTCCCGGCTGAGCGGGTAAATACCGAGATTGAAAAATCATTTGCCGGTATTCAGAAAAAGGCCACTCTTGCCGGTTTCCGCAAGGGCAAGGCACCGCTGCAGATGGTCAAAAAGTTTTATCGCAATGCCATGCAGGATGAGGTCATGCGCCGTCTGTATGAACAGACCCTTTTCCCGGCACTGGATGAGCACAAGATCGAACCGGTTGACGCTCCGATGATCGATGATATTGCCTTGGTAGAGGAGGGGACTCCCTTCAAATATTCTGCCTTGATCGAGATTATGCCACAGATTCTGTTAGGCGAGTACAAAGGTCTGCAGGTCAAGAAAGAGCGCTACGTTGCTGACGAAAAGGCAGTTGAGGGCGAAATCGAGCGGATGCGCGAGAATATGGCCCAGCTGGCTCCGGTCGAAGAAGGAACCGTTGAAAAGGGCATGGTTCTGACGGTTGATTTTTCCTTTGCCGTTCCCGGATATCCCGAGGAAGAGACCAGTGGCAAGGATGCCTCGGTAGAGGTTGGCAACGGGCGTCTGCTGCCTGGGCTGGAGGAAGGCCTGATCGGCATGGCGCTGGGCGAGACCAAAGACATTACGGTTACGATGCCTGACGACAACCCAAACAAGGAACTTGCCGGCAAACCGGGAGTCTTTACGGTCACACTGAAAGAAATCAAGAAGAAGGAACTGCCTGAACTGAATGACGAGTTTGCCCAGCAGTTCGGTGATTTCGAGACTATCGTTGATATGCGGACCAAGCTGGCCGAGATGCGTGAACAACAGGAACTTGAGCGGATCAAGACTGACCTCAAAACCCGGATCATTGATGCCTTGATCGAAAAAAATCCGCTTGAAGTGCCTGATTCCATGGTGCGCCGTCAGACCGACTTTATGCTGGAAAACCTCAAAAACCGCCTAAAAGGCCAGAACATGTCCCTTGAAATGATGGGGCTTGATGAAGACGGCTTCAGACAGCGTTTCTGGGGTGAGGCTGCCCAGAAAGTCAAAGGCGGTCTGCTGGTGATGGCGCTGGTTGAGCAGGAAAATATTGCCGTTGAAGAGTCTGATCTTGAGGCCCGTTATGCCCAGATCGCTGCAGGTAATGACGATATGCTCAGCCGCATCAAGGAGTTCTATGCTTCTCAAGCCAATGCCCGCAACTCAATGGTGGCAGAAATCAAGGAAGACAAAGCTATCGCCTTCCTGTTGGATAACGCGGTAGTCACTGAAGTTGAAGCTGCTGAGCTGAATGCTCCGGTTGCCGGAGAATAA